The Ignavibacteriales bacterium nucleotide sequence GTTTTTTCTCTTCTGGTTTTAATGTGTTATAAACTTTTGTTGTGCTATCTGCCAACTCTTTCCAACCAAACATATCGGCAAAGTGCTGCCCCAATTTACTTGGACTGTCCCTTTCCTCACCACTATTTTCTATTCCCAATGCATCCGAGTATTTTACAAAAGTTTCCGGTGGTAGAATTGGCAATGCAATTGGTAAACTTAGTAATCCGCCAACAATAAGGAAGAATAGCAAAGTTGGTTTCAGCCAACTCAAATATTTTTTTATAGTTAATTTCTCGATTGCAATACTTCCGACAGCAATAAGAACCGGATAATATGGACTTAAGTAATATGGTTTTCCGTTCTGGAATACAAAAAGAAGAAATATCAGGATGTAACCTATTGCAAATACTTTGTACTGTTTGAATTCTTTATTTAGAAATAAGTAAAGCAAACCCGGCAGCCAAATAAGAATGTTGACAGGATTAATTAGCATTACCTGTCCGTTAAGAAAACCAATGAAACTAACCGGAGCATTTTTAAGAACTGTTGCGTTATGTATAAACTCCAGCGTAGGATAATTATTAGCAATTTGCCAAATGATGTTTGGAATGAAAAGCAGTGCTGCAATTATATTCCCATACCAAAACCATTTGTTTGCATAAAATTTTCTTTGTGCAGTAAAGAGCAGTCCGATATAAATTCCAAAGCAAAAGAATAGTATGCTAAGTTTATTTTGAAATCCTAATCCTACATCAATACCAAATGCGATCCACAGTTTTTGCTTATCAGTCTTAATAATTCTTATTAGTAAATAAAAACATGCAGCCCAGAATAATAGATCGAAACAATTCATTGAATAGAAATTACAAATACTTTGATACACCGGTACCGTTATTGCGGAAACAGCAGCAAGGAGTATAGAAAATTTACTTCCGCCGAATTCTTTAGCCATCAATCCAGTTAAAATAATTATTCCTGCATTTGCCAGGGCGGGAAGAACTCGCATTGCAAAAAGTGAATCACCTAAGAAAAAATTATTAAAAAAAAGAATCAAAGCAGATAATGGCGGCTGATCTACATATCCAAAAGCTAAATGATTACTGCAAGCAATGTAATAAAGTTCGTCTCTAAAAATTCCATAAGCAGTAAAGGCATTTACAAAGAAGTGGATAAGAACGGAAATCAACGCGATTGCAATTATTATAGCATTCTCATTAAAAATGCGTTTAATATTTTTTATCGAGATGATCATTTATTAACTCCAAAATTATTTCATCTTAATAATTACAAAAGTTATATCATCATCCAGGGAATTAGATTGTTTCCAATCTTCTACAATATTAAAAAGGTTTTGCAAAATTTCGTTAGCCAATTTGTCGCCCGATTCCTTGAAAATTTCTTTTACCTTTTCATAACCAAACATTTCTTTCCTTTCGTTAAACAATTCCATCAAACCATCAGTCATTAAAAGAATAGTATCACCACTTGCTAATTCTCTTCTTTCCTGTTGATACGAAAAATCTATAACGGCACCCATTGGCATTCCTTTCAAAATGATTTCATCCAAAGATCTTTCTGCTTTTTTATAAATTAAGATTGGCGGCATTCCAGCTGATGAAACTACAAGCTTATTCCCTTTAATTTTTACTAATGTCATTCCCATGTACAAATTTCCCATATTCATCCGCTTGATTTTTTTTGTGCAGTGGTTAAAAAAATCCGGAATGAAAAAAGTATGTGCCATCGAATCGAACATACTTTTAACCAGTGTAACCATAATCCCGGCTTTCATACCGTGACCAGTTGCATCTCCAATTGCAATGGTTAAAGTACCATCATCTGAAGTATGGAAATCATAATAATCACCACCAATCTCCGTTGCCGTACGCATACCGGCGGCAATTTCAATATTATCGAATGTAGGTATTGTTTGTGGCAATATCGATAATTGTAATTTACGGGCATCTTCCAGTTCTCTTGTTTTACGTTCATTGTCTGCTTCAAGTAATCTATTCTCAATCTCTTTATCCTTAGCAATTCTTTCCTGTTCAATTATTTTAAGATTGGTTTTAGCAAAGCTCTTTGCGATATAAATTGACATGAAAATAAACAATCCAATTGTACCGAACGGATAGCCATTTTCTATATTTCCAATTTGCTTGATTAAATCAATATCCACTAAAAAATCGTAAAGTGAGAAAAATAGCAGGATAGAAAAACCCGCAGCAATTAACCAGACACCTTCCATTTTTTTTCTCATCGCAGAAATTACAACTCTTAAACATTCAATAAACAGTAATCCTTGTGCAGCTATCAAATAATGGAAATTTCGGTTCGGTTTCATAACCGCAAAAAAACCAGTTATAAATAATAGGAAAGAAATTATCCAGAATTGCTTAGAAAGTTTTGGCTGAAAAATGTAATATAAAAACAGAAGTGAAAGCAAACTGCCAACAGGCATCAATCCTCTGTGAAGTCGCATATAAAGTAACTGTTCATTAAAATTTACAGAAAGAAGAGATTGATAATCAAAGAATAATGATAAAGCATAAACAAACAGGAAGAGAGAATAAATTAAATTTTCTTTATATCGACGGTAGTTTAAAAATAATATTAAATGAAGAAGTCCAAATGCTAATGTAAAGGCGGTGAAAAAAGTCTGTTGTGAGATTAACCTGGATAATTCGTAGGAATTATATTCCATTATTTTTTCTAAGCTGGCAACAGATAAATAGAACCCACCGGGGAAACCAGCAAAGTGAAATTTATTTATTGCATTATTGGTAAATCGTACAGCAATTACATGATCGGTTTTATTTCCAAATTTAATTGTCTTGGGATGTTTCCAATCGGAAATGCTGCATACAAATTTACCATCAAAATAAATTTCTGCATCACCAGACTGCATTAAGATTATCCGCAAAGTTTGATCCATGAGTAATGAATCAATTTTTATGTGCAACCGAAACCAACCAACTTTCTGCCAACCTTTTGCAGGGATCTTTTCTGAAAGTAATGCTGGATCAATTTTTTCCCAAGAGCTGTCATCAAAATTTGGGTTTGAGTATTCTTTTTTATCACCAGGATAATAAACCCAATCTTGCGAAAGTCGAACAGTCATATTTTCAACCATCATTTTACTGCTGAGAAAAAAGTAATTCTGATTACTGCCAGAAAGGTCTGGATTAAAAAGCAGAAGTAATAATAGAAATGAGTAACAATGTAATTTGTAATTCATACACCCACTAAAAAATTTATTCATTACAGCGTGTAAAATAATAAATAAAGTTAGAAGATTCTTTTCTTCTAATAAACTTTTTATTGAATTAGACTATGCTATAGTTAAAAAAATAGATTTGAGAAGTCTGATTTTGTTAGATGAAAATATTTGTAATTTAAAAATTCAAGGAAAAGTTTATTCTCCCATTTGGGTCAAATCCAAACGAGTATTTATCTCCATTTGCATTTTCTTGTTTATGCTTATTAATGATATAATTTCCGACAAAGTAACCAATTGCTGCGCCAGCAAAAACATCTGATGTCCAATGCTGATTAGAATATACTCTTTGGTAAAGAGTTAGAATAGCCGGAGTATAGATTATTGCTTTAAGGAAATAATTATTTGTGTGAGAGGCAATAACTGTTGCCAGAGAAAACGCAACTGTTGAATGCCCGGAAGGAAAAGAAAGACGATCGTTGTTCATAAAAGTAAATGGATGAAAGTTTCCATTCCCTTTTTGTGTATAAGGGCGAAATCTTCCAAATGAAGCTTTCAGGAGGACATCAATTACTCCGGAATAAATAAAGGATTCTGTAATTTCAAATCCAATTTGTTTAGCAGTTTCATCCTTAAATGCTGTTCCAAGTAAATAAAAGCCTCCGGCAATACTAAAAATTGCTATTGGTTCACCTGTCCATTTGCCCAGCTTCATCGGAAAGTTGTTGTTGTGTACAAGTTCCTGGGATTCCTCTTGCATCTTCAAATCAATTGTAGTTAACAATATTGTACCACCAGCAATAGCACCAAAAGTCAACCAATCATTCTGTTCCCAACGCAGTGGGCTTAGAACAAGTTCTTTACCATCATTAATAACTTGATTGAAACTGATAGGCGTGTGTGTATTATTTTCATTCGGTTGGGGATAAGAATGATTTGTGAGAATGGAAAAAAGAAAAAATAATAACAATAAATATTTGCTGACTGAATGGCTGATAACTGAATCCATATTTTAACAATGCCTTTCGAAAGGTTATACTTAAAAGTTCAGTAGCAGTATATTATGAAATGATTCCTTTTTTAATTTAACAATGAATTATTTTATCTGAAAGAAATTTAATAAATTTTTTCTAAATAAAACAGGGAAAGAATTAAACTAATAACTTCTCTTATGCAAAAGTTAATCTTCAGCCTCAATCTTTTTCTTACTTCTGTTCTTGCTCTTGATCTTTCTCTTATGCTTTATTTTAATCTACTAAAGAAGAGTAGGATTAATGCTATAAGCATCCCCTTGGGAGAGAATGATTATGATTAAGAACATGATCAAGATGCTTTTTATTAAAACTGCATTAGCTGAGTTACAGTATATCATCGCTTCAATGATGCATCATAATTTTTCAAAGCAAGCATACACTCATACAATTAAAAATAACAGTTTTTCAAAATTGCCTTGCAGGACTTCAAAGAGGATTTGCAGTCATTCAAAGCAAGGTTACAATTCTTCAAAGCCATCACGCAACGCTTCAATAATCACTTACAATTCTTCAATGGCAATTAACAATTGTTCAATGCAACAGCGCAGTATTTCAAAGATATCTCACTGTTGTTCAATGGCGAATTACAGTTATTCAACAACATCTAACAGCGCTTCAATGGCAGGTTACAGTTGTTCAACGACATATCACAATGCTTCAAAAGCATCTCACAGTCCTTCAATAAAGAGCAGCAGTATCTCAATGATACACTTATTCCAATCAATGATAGAAAATAGTGCGTTTTTAGGCTATTTTGTTGTGTGGGTGATAAATTCTTCATTTACAAAGGGGCTTTACTGTCCGTTTTAGTGCTGTCCAAAAAATTGCTAATAAAAACTCTTATCATTCAAAAAATCCTTGGTACAACTTCCAAAACGGAAATCGAAAAGTTGTCTGCTTCACAGCTTTGTTAGTTGCATTCTTGCCTTGAAGAATTGTTTACAGTTCTTAAAGATCGGGAAGATAAATTAGAAGTTATGGAAAGTTACGATCAAATAAACAAAACAGATTTATTCACAGAAGCCGCTTAATGCGGCTTTTGTTTAAATCAATTCCATTTATTTCTGGTAATGGATATAATTACTTAGTGTAGTATTTCTTATATTTGTCAGCAATTAAATGAATTATTTTATGTCAAAACTTAAATTTTCAGGTCATGACTCCTTTCATTGTCGTGCTTTATGGTTAAGAAAAGGCTATGATTTTATTAAAGAGGGGAATAAATTCGATGAAGAAGCAACAGTTGAACTTGGTGTTGGAAAGAATATGGTTAACGCTATTAATTATTGGATGAAATCATTCCAACTCGTTGATCAAACGAACAAATTTTCTGAACTAGCCGAATTCATTTTTGGTAAAGATGGTGTTGATCGAACTTTAGAAGATATTACAACATTATGGTTATTACATTATCATTTAGTTACTGAAAATATTGCTTCAATATATTCTTTAGTATTTAATGAATTTAGAAAACAAAGAATCGAATTTAGCAAGAAACAATTACATAATTATTTAATACATAAATGTGCTGAAACAAAAACATCAGTAAGTGAAAATACTATTACAAGAGATATAACAGTTTTTCTCCGTAATTATTTGCGTCCTAAGAAAGCAAATAAAAATTTAGAGGAAATGTTCAGTGGATTATTTATTGATCTTGACTTAATAGAGGGATTGAAAAAATTTGAAGATGATGATTATCAATGGTATAAAATAGAGAATAAGGATAGAAACGAGATACCTAAAGAATTAATTTTGTACGCAATTTTAGATTATAAAAAATTAAACAGATCAATTTCTTTTGACGAATTGCATTTTGGTTTCAATCGTGTAGGCAATGTTTTCGCTCTAAGTTCAAAAGGGTTACTTGATAAAATAAATGCTTTAATAAAGTCATATAAAAATATTACTTTTACAGATGATGCTGGTATAAGAGTGTTGCAAATTAAACATGAAATGAATAAGTGGGATATACTAAGAAAGTATTATGAAAAGAAATAACTATTCACCATCAATCGATATTATACGTGATCAAGATAAAGAGTTCAACTACATCCCCACGGCAAACGCTGAGAGAGTAATTGAAAATCTTAATAAAAATATATCGAAGGGTATAAAATCATTCTATTTAGTCGGATCGTATGGAACAGGAAAGAGTTCTTTTCTTTTAGCCCTTGAAAAACAAATCTCCCAAAACAATCGACACTTCTTTAAAACTCCAATAACGTTTAATGGTAAAATTAAATATGAGTATTTAAATATTGTGGGAGATTTTATATCTATTGATGAAAAGATCCGGAGTGCTCTTAAAATAAATTCGAAAAAAAATATTTTTGAAGTGTTGGAAAAAAAATATGAGAGCCTTAATGAAAAAGGGAAAGGATTATTAATAGCTATTGATGAATTTGGAAAATTTTTAGAATTTGCTTCACAAAATAAACCCGAAAAAGAATTATATCTTATACAAAGATTAGCTGAATTTGCTAATCATCCCACACGAAACATTCTGTTCTTAACAACATTACATCAAGGATTTGATTCTTATCGCTTAAAGGTTAAAGATTCTGCAAGAAATGAATGGGAAAAGGTAAAGGGTAGATTACTTGAAATTCCTTTTAATGAACCTGTTGAACAATTACTATATCTTGCTTCAAAATATTATGAAAGTAAAAGAAAGAATATCCATTCAATTGAATTTGATATACTTTATGATTTGATTATACAATCAAGGGTGTTTCCGCTCAATAATAATCTTACAAAGGATTTAGCAAAGCAACTTCTTCCTTTTGATTTGATTTCAATAGGTGTTTTTACAAAGGCACTACAAAAGTATGGTCAAAATGAAAGATCATTATTTACATTTCTCGAAACAAATGACTTAACAAGTATAATGGGATTTTTTAATCTCGAAAACGTCTATGA carries:
- a CDS encoding glycosyltransferase family 39 protein; this translates as MIISIKNIKRIFNENAIIIAIALISVLIHFFVNAFTAYGIFRDELYYIACSNHLAFGYVDQPPLSALILFFNNFFLGDSLFAMRVLPALANAGIIILTGLMAKEFGGSKFSILLAAVSAITVPVYQSICNFYSMNCFDLLFWAACFYLLIRIIKTDKQKLWIAFGIDVGLGFQNKLSILFFCFGIYIGLLFTAQRKFYANKWFWYGNIIAALLFIPNIIWQIANNYPTLEFIHNATVLKNAPVSFIGFLNGQVMLINPVNILIWLPGLLYLFLNKEFKQYKVFAIGYILIFLLFVFQNGKPYYLSPYYPVLIAVGSIAIEKLTIKKYLSWLKPTLLFFLIVGGLLSLPIALPILPPETFVKYSDALGIENSGEERDSPSKLGQHFADMFGWKELADSTTKVYNTLKPEEKKHCAIFAQNYGQAGAIDYFGVKLGLPNAISAHNNYWLWGPSNWDGSVLIVIGGDEQDYKTYFKEYYKAGIIDHPYSRSFERNLPIWVCKGMKVTMKRVWQRLKHFI
- a CDS encoding SpoIIE family protein phosphatase, which encodes MNYKLHCYSFLLLLLLFNPDLSGSNQNYFFLSSKMMVENMTVRLSQDWVYYPGDKKEYSNPNFDDSSWEKIDPALLSEKIPAKGWQKVGWFRLHIKIDSLLMDQTLRIILMQSGDAEIYFDGKFVCSISDWKHPKTIKFGNKTDHVIAVRFTNNAINKFHFAGFPGGFYLSVASLEKIMEYNSYELSRLISQQTFFTAFTLAFGLLHLILFLNYRRYKENLIYSLFLFVYALSLFFDYQSLLSVNFNEQLLYMRLHRGLMPVGSLLSLLFLYYIFQPKLSKQFWIISFLLFITGFFAVMKPNRNFHYLIAAQGLLFIECLRVVISAMRKKMEGVWLIAAGFSILLFFSLYDFLVDIDLIKQIGNIENGYPFGTIGLFIFMSIYIAKSFAKTNLKIIEQERIAKDKEIENRLLEADNERKTRELEDARKLQLSILPQTIPTFDNIEIAAGMRTATEIGGDYYDFHTSDDGTLTIAIGDATGHGMKAGIMVTLVKSMFDSMAHTFFIPDFFNHCTKKIKRMNMGNLYMGMTLVKIKGNKLVVSSAGMPPILIYKKAERSLDEIILKGMPMGAVIDFSYQQERRELASGDTILLMTDGLMELFNERKEMFGYEKVKEIFKESGDKLANEILQNLFNIVEDWKQSNSLDDDITFVIIKMK
- a CDS encoding phosphatase PAP2 family protein → MDSVISHSVSKYLLLLFFLFSILTNHSYPQPNENNTHTPISFNQVINDGKELVLSPLRWEQNDWLTFGAIAGGTILLTTIDLKMQEESQELVHNNNFPMKLGKWTGEPIAIFSIAGGFYLLGTAFKDETAKQIGFEITESFIYSGVIDVLLKASFGRFRPYTQKGNGNFHPFTFMNNDRLSFPSGHSTVAFSLATVIASHTNNYFLKAIIYTPAILTLYQRVYSNQHWTSDVFAGAAIGYFVGNYIINKHKQENANGDKYSFGFDPNGRINFSLNF
- a CDS encoding DUF4007 family protein, whose amino-acid sequence is MSKLKFSGHDSFHCRALWLRKGYDFIKEGNKFDEEATVELGVGKNMVNAINYWMKSFQLVDQTNKFSELAEFIFGKDGVDRTLEDITTLWLLHYHLVTENIASIYSLVFNEFRKQRIEFSKKQLHNYLIHKCAETKTSVSENTITRDITVFLRNYLRPKKANKNLEEMFSGLFIDLDLIEGLKKFEDDDYQWYKIENKDRNEIPKELILYAILDYKKLNRSISFDELHFGFNRVGNVFALSSKGLLDKINALIKSYKNITFTDDAGIRVLQIKHEMNKWDILRKYYEKK